A section of the Chryseobacterium scophthalmum genome encodes:
- a CDS encoding RagB/SusD family nutrient uptake outer membrane protein, with the protein MKNTIIRNIILLSILIISLLLCKSCDEFTDVGLPKNQITRDVVFKDDQLAKAAMAGIYRSLEESGFLSGSSSGAQVIWGSYIDELQSYGAATTDASIFYQLSHTASTDKISTVWNTSYTQIYNINAVIEGVENSDQLSTAVKAQLKGEALFLRSILHLYLALTYGAVPYVTTTAYEVNQSIGKISVDEVYLKCRNDLEASLTLLPETLPKGSRIYPTKMASYALLARIGYYQSDWGSAKHYCDLVINNPQYQMEVLDKLFLKDSTSSIWQLLPYGAGYNTYQGNVFIIKTAPPSNVALRQDFISEFETGDKRFSSWVSQIKDSQNKTYYYPFKYQQYSSSATTMEYSVILRVEELYLIRAEAMLKMAQYNAAVADINAVRTRAGLNGIANTSDSAFLLNAIIKERRLELFTEFGHRFFDLRHYNLLDDVMQVKKSGWKPNFKLLPLPEKELLLNPNLNPQNNGY; encoded by the coding sequence ATGAAAAATACAATTATCAGAAATATTATTCTACTGTCAATTTTAATCATATCCCTTCTGCTTTGTAAAAGCTGTGATGAGTTTACGGATGTTGGATTGCCAAAAAATCAAATAACAAGAGATGTGGTCTTTAAAGATGACCAGTTGGCAAAGGCTGCCATGGCAGGAATCTACAGGTCGCTGGAAGAGTCAGGATTTCTGTCTGGTTCTTCCTCAGGAGCGCAGGTGATCTGGGGATCCTATATTGATGAGCTACAGTCTTATGGCGCTGCCACAACGGATGCTTCAATTTTCTATCAATTGAGCCATACGGCCAGTACAGATAAAATCAGTACGGTATGGAATACGAGCTACACTCAGATCTACAATATCAATGCAGTGATCGAAGGGGTGGAAAATTCGGATCAGCTGAGCACTGCGGTGAAGGCTCAGCTCAAAGGAGAAGCACTGTTTTTACGTTCCATCCTTCATCTTTATCTTGCATTGACTTACGGTGCTGTACCTTATGTTACAACAACAGCTTATGAGGTCAATCAAAGTATAGGTAAAATCAGTGTTGATGAAGTTTATTTAAAATGCAGGAATGATCTTGAAGCATCACTTACCCTGCTGCCGGAAACACTACCTAAAGGCAGTAGAATTTATCCCACAAAGATGGCATCTTATGCTTTGCTTGCAAGAATTGGCTACTACCAATCCGACTGGGGTAGTGCTAAGCATTATTGCGATCTTGTTATCAACAATCCGCAGTATCAGATGGAAGTCCTAGATAAGTTGTTCTTAAAAGACAGCACCAGCAGTATTTGGCAACTATTGCCTTATGGTGCAGGATACAATACTTATCAGGGCAACGTATTTATTATCAAAACAGCACCACCTTCAAATGTTGCGCTTCGGCAGGATTTTATCTCCGAGTTTGAAACCGGCGATAAAAGGTTCAGTTCCTGGGTTTCGCAGATCAAGGATTCACAAAACAAAACTTACTATTACCCCTTTAAATACCAACAGTACTCCAGCAGTGCCACAACGATGGAATATTCTGTGATCTTACGAGTGGAGGAGTTGTACTTAATAAGAGCTGAGGCTATGTTGAAGATGGCTCAGTACAATGCGGCGGTTGCTGACATTAATGCGGTCCGTACCCGAGCTGGTTTAAACGGTATTGCAAATACTTCGGATTCCGCCTTTTTGCTGAATGCCATTATCAAAGAGAGAAGGCTTGAACTATTCACAGAGTTTGGACACCGTTTCTTTGATCTTCGTCATTACAATCTTTTGGATGATGTGATGCAAGTAAAGAAATCCGGGTGGAAGCCGAACTTTAAATTGTTGCCGTTACCGGAAAAGGAACTTTTGTTAAATCCTAATTTAAACCCTCAGAATAATGGTTATTAG
- a CDS encoding helix-turn-helix domain-containing protein — protein MATNSEKIAFLKGFGKRVQELREGKQLSLRQLAQNCEIDYSDIGKIEKGLRNIQMSTILELSKGLDITPQELFNFKINENPN, from the coding sequence ATGGCAACAAACTCTGAAAAAATTGCATTTCTAAAAGGTTTTGGAAAAAGGGTTCAGGAATTACGAGAAGGAAAACAACTTAGTCTTAGACAATTGGCTCAAAATTGCGAAATAGACTATAGTGATATTGGTAAAATTGAAAAAGGTCTAAGAAATATTCAAATGTCTACAATACTAGAGCTATCTAAAGGATTAGATATAACTCCTCAAGAATTATTTAATTTTAAAATAAATGAAAATCCTAACTAA
- a CDS encoding SusC/RagA family TonB-linked outer membrane protein → MKNSYYNIGGIFFGLMFTAVNITTKAQTRNISGTVTSSGKPLQGVIISQEGSDQVTLTGNNGTYILQVSAENSILLFRHPDYAEEKVSVHNQKVVNISLEQKVKGIEEVILNAGYYKVKDKERTGSIAKVTAKDIENQPVNNVLSAIQGRMPGVTITQNSGVPGSGFDVQIRGRNSLRSYASTGYDGNKPLYIVDGVPLPQINDFNTGMSGNIMPFSETNPLNSINPEDIESFEVLKDADATAIYGSKGANGVILITTKKGKKERTEVNLRTSYGLGDMTNLPKMMTLEEYTAMRKLAFANDGIAIPANAYDVNGVWSSTKNTDWQKYFVGNQAEFSDVQLSVSGGSGNTQFSVSGGHNEETTVFPGSYHYTRNNLGINLNHSSKDRRFQIGFNGTAALQNNVLPPTDFNILYASLAPNAPDLYTADHKINWENSTFSNPMGPATQTYSVKTNSLNANITSSYNMGGGFSVNLNTGYSSYNAYDQKLFPKTTYNPASNIGSSNSSIRKGQKQNQSWILEPQLNYEKRWGKHKLSALLGASLQEQKSDNVVILAKNFPSDEMLTNIAAATTITVPSASETLYRYQAVYARLNYGFNKRYFLNLTGRRDGSSRFGSDRRYANFGALGAAWLFSEENTLKDSSWLSFGKLRTSYGVAGNDQIGDYQYYDTYQSSGGSYGGSSGLVPQRLYNKNFGWELTRKFEAALEMGLFKERLNFTLGYYHNMSSNQLVGIPMPATVGFTSIQANLDATVRNRGLEISFQAVNVQSENWKWTTNLNFTLPENKLLEFPNLATSTYSNKFEVGKATSLVKLYQYTGIDPVTGLYTFYDANKDGIINTADRVVSKELKEYWYGGLQNSVQYRNWTFDVLLQFVSQSQYNAYSMYNNLGVMANRPAMYNDYWTPDNPDAQFQQPSAGFNPAAATTSSLFINSDATVSDSFTVRVKNATLTYTIPSLNQSKLKAKIFASGQNLFVFSNYKGSNPEFMLAGYSSPLRVISCGFSLTY, encoded by the coding sequence ATGAAAAATTCCTATTACAATATAGGAGGCATTTTCTTTGGGCTTATGTTTACCGCTGTAAACATTACCACAAAAGCTCAAACACGCAACATTTCCGGTACCGTAACCTCATCAGGTAAACCTTTGCAGGGAGTTATAATCTCCCAAGAAGGCAGTGATCAGGTAACCCTGACCGGTAACAACGGAACCTATATCTTACAGGTTTCAGCAGAAAATTCCATCCTATTGTTCAGACATCCTGATTATGCTGAAGAAAAAGTATCAGTTCATAATCAGAAAGTCGTTAATATCAGCTTAGAACAAAAAGTAAAGGGAATCGAAGAAGTTATTCTCAACGCTGGCTACTACAAGGTAAAAGACAAAGAAAGAACCGGTAGTATCGCCAAGGTCACGGCTAAAGATATAGAAAACCAGCCTGTGAATAATGTATTATCAGCCATACAGGGCAGGATGCCGGGTGTGACGATTACACAGAATTCAGGTGTTCCCGGAAGTGGTTTCGATGTGCAGATCAGGGGGAGAAACAGTTTAAGAAGCTATGCTTCTACAGGCTATGACGGCAATAAACCGTTATACATAGTCGATGGTGTTCCTTTACCTCAAATCAATGATTTTAATACTGGAATGTCGGGAAATATTATGCCTTTTAGTGAAACCAATCCCCTAAATTCCATTAACCCTGAAGACATTGAGTCCTTCGAAGTTTTGAAGGATGCTGATGCAACCGCCATTTATGGCAGCAAGGGTGCCAATGGCGTCATATTGATTACTACTAAAAAAGGAAAGAAGGAGCGAACAGAGGTCAATCTGAGGACAAGTTATGGTCTTGGCGATATGACCAACCTTCCGAAAATGATGACTCTTGAGGAATATACGGCAATGCGTAAACTGGCTTTCGCCAATGATGGTATTGCGATTCCTGCCAATGCCTACGATGTCAATGGGGTGTGGAGTTCTACAAAAAATACAGACTGGCAGAAATACTTCGTCGGCAATCAGGCTGAATTTTCAGATGTACAGCTCAGTGTATCTGGTGGAAGCGGCAATACACAATTTTCGGTTTCCGGTGGTCACAATGAAGAAACAACAGTATTTCCGGGAAGTTACCACTACACTAGAAATAACTTAGGCATTAACCTCAACCACTCGAGTAAAGACCGAAGATTCCAGATAGGGTTTAATGGTACAGCAGCTTTACAGAACAATGTCCTGCCTCCGACAGACTTTAATATTCTGTATGCTTCGTTGGCTCCCAATGCACCTGACCTCTATACGGCTGATCATAAGATCAATTGGGAGAACAGTACGTTTTCGAATCCGATGGGACCCGCAACGCAGACCTATTCTGTTAAAACCAACAGCTTGAATGCCAACATTACATCCAGCTACAATATGGGAGGCGGGTTTTCTGTCAACCTCAACACGGGCTACAGCAGTTATAATGCTTACGACCAAAAATTATTTCCGAAGACGACTTACAATCCTGCAAGCAATATAGGAAGCAGTAATTCATCAATAAGAAAAGGACAGAAGCAGAATCAGAGTTGGATACTGGAGCCCCAGCTGAATTATGAAAAAAGGTGGGGTAAACATAAGCTGTCAGCTTTGTTGGGTGCTTCATTACAGGAACAGAAGTCTGACAATGTAGTGATTCTCGCCAAAAATTTTCCTTCTGATGAAATGTTGACCAATATTGCAGCGGCAACTACCATCACGGTTCCCAGCGCCAGTGAAACACTTTACCGCTATCAGGCTGTATATGCAAGGCTTAATTACGGATTTAACAAACGGTATTTTCTGAATTTAACGGGAAGGCGAGATGGTTCCAGCAGGTTTGGTTCCGACAGGCGATATGCCAACTTTGGTGCTTTAGGTGCGGCCTGGCTTTTTTCTGAAGAAAATACGCTGAAAGACTCGTCTTGGCTGAGTTTTGGAAAATTGAGAACAAGTTATGGGGTGGCTGGTAATGATCAAATTGGCGACTATCAGTATTACGATACCTACCAATCTAGCGGCGGGTCATATGGTGGTAGTTCAGGCTTGGTACCGCAAAGGCTTTATAATAAAAATTTTGGCTGGGAGCTTACAAGGAAATTTGAGGCAGCTCTGGAAATGGGATTGTTTAAGGAACGATTGAATTTTACATTAGGCTATTATCATAATATGAGCTCTAATCAGTTGGTTGGAATCCCAATGCCGGCCACGGTCGGATTTACAAGTATCCAGGCGAATCTTGATGCCACGGTGAGAAACAGAGGTTTAGAAATCTCTTTTCAGGCGGTCAATGTACAATCAGAAAACTGGAAGTGGACGACTAATCTCAATTTCACGTTGCCTGAAAATAAACTGCTTGAGTTTCCTAATCTGGCTACTTCAACCTATTCCAACAAATTTGAGGTTGGAAAGGCTACATCATTGGTCAAATTATACCAATATACGGGCATCGATCCTGTAACGGGACTCTATACTTTTTATGATGCCAATAAGGACGGGATTATCAATACTGCGGACCGTGTGGTGAGTAAGGAGCTGAAAGAGTACTGGTATGGCGGCCTTCAAAATAGTGTACAATATAGAAACTGGACCTTTGACGTGCTTCTGCAATTTGTAAGTCAAAGTCAGTATAATGCGTACTCGATGTACAATAACTTAGGGGTAATGGCCAACCGACCTGCAATGTACAATGATTATTGGACCCCGGATAATCCTGATGCCCAGTTTCAGCAGCCCAGTGCCGGCTTTAATCCTGCAGCTGCAACAACAAGCTCACTCTTTATCAACAGTGATGCAACGGTATCGGATTCTTTTACAGTGAGGGTCAAGAATGCGACATTGACGTACACAATTCCGTCATTGAATCAAAGCAAACTCAAGGCGAAGATCTTTGCAAGTGGGCAAAACCTCTTTGTATTCTCCAACTATAAGGGCAGTAATCCTGAATTTATGTTAGCAGGATACAGCAGTCCATTACGCGTCATCAGTTGTGGATTTTCATTAACCTATTAA
- a CDS encoding AAA domain-containing protein, which produces MHKARIENLKSQAIYIDGKDKTNEIESYSFEGNKCVVVYKNSGKAYSYPQHRIKIVKSAIQSDRAGNIFSYLKAIAESVGLKTEEGNNILAHSYGSIRFIPETSILYNFLNGKEPEKNYHASPIEIFPFGFNLSQRTGVDNAFSNPLSVIEGPPGTGKTQTILNIIANAVMNNQSVAVVSSNNSATKNVFEKLESNGTSFIAALLGSSQNKKEFIDAQTEIPDLSDFRLEEEQEQSLIQSTPLLFRQLIEKLELKNELALLTLEIDKIKTEYQHFMDDVALATEIRFKKNVSSDQLLSLWVTLEDYEKTGKRFYWWRKLIFPFLYGVRDKIFYTLSYEEMIRIVQSKYYGVKISELEFRKQELQNTLQHFSFHDKMKEYTEGSMQLFKNKLYQKYKGNERSEYTEWDLRFKSEEFIKDYPVIMSTTYSLRRSLAGNVVYDYVIVDESSQVDLATGVLALSCAKQAVIVGDLKQLPNVVDSETAENTDQIFKNYNIPEPYRYSNHSLLSSVTEVFPKVPKTLLKEHYRCHPKIIDFCNRKFYNDQLIILSEGQTEREPLLVYKTTEGNHARQRENQRQIDVIIQEIIPQQKLEGVNLGIVTPYRNQTLALQRTFQGTDIKADTVDKFQGRENDVIILSTVDNEISEFTDNPNRLNVAISRAKDQLILLVNGNESDNETNISDLISYIEYNNFTTINSEVHSIFDYLYKGYEEKRRTLLSDQKKKSVFDSENLMYVLIREVLSDDQFSKYGIILHHPLRNLLLDFSRLSAEEEKYTRHHATHLDFLIYNKLGKNPVLAIEVDGYEYHKTESRQAERDRMKNEILEKYRIPLVRFSTTGSGEKERLISNLNEIGKNNS; this is translated from the coding sequence ATGCACAAAGCAAGAATCGAAAATCTTAAATCACAAGCTATTTATATTGATGGTAAAGACAAGACCAATGAGATAGAATCTTATTCTTTTGAGGGGAATAAGTGTGTGGTGGTCTATAAAAATAGTGGTAAAGCGTATTCTTATCCTCAACATAGAATTAAGATTGTTAAATCTGCTATTCAAAGTGATAGAGCTGGAAATATTTTTTCTTATCTAAAGGCAATTGCTGAAAGTGTTGGATTGAAGACTGAGGAAGGCAATAATATTCTTGCCCATAGCTATGGGAGTATTCGTTTTATTCCTGAGACTTCTATTCTGTACAATTTCCTTAATGGAAAAGAACCCGAAAAGAATTACCACGCCTCTCCTATTGAAATCTTTCCTTTTGGATTTAATTTGAGTCAAAGAACGGGAGTTGACAATGCTTTTTCAAATCCTTTAAGTGTTATAGAAGGACCTCCAGGAACAGGAAAAACACAGACTATTCTTAATATTATTGCCAATGCGGTGATGAATAATCAGAGTGTGGCTGTTGTTTCAAGTAATAATTCGGCGACAAAAAATGTTTTTGAGAAACTGGAGAGTAATGGGACTTCTTTTATAGCGGCATTGCTGGGAAGCAGTCAGAATAAAAAAGAATTTATCGATGCTCAGACTGAAATCCCGGATCTATCAGATTTTAGATTAGAGGAAGAACAGGAACAATCCCTTATTCAGTCTACTCCCCTTCTTTTTAGGCAACTTATTGAAAAGTTGGAATTAAAGAATGAATTGGCTTTGCTTACGCTGGAAATAGATAAAATTAAAACAGAGTATCAGCATTTTATGGATGATGTCGCTTTGGCAACTGAAATCCGTTTTAAAAAGAATGTAAGCTCAGATCAGCTGCTTTCTTTATGGGTAACATTGGAAGACTATGAGAAAACAGGTAAAAGATTTTACTGGTGGCGAAAACTGATATTTCCTTTTCTATATGGGGTAAGAGATAAGATTTTCTATACTCTATCTTATGAAGAAATGATCAGGATTGTTCAGTCAAAATACTATGGGGTAAAAATTTCAGAGCTCGAGTTTAGAAAGCAAGAGTTACAAAATACATTACAGCATTTTTCCTTCCATGATAAAATGAAAGAATATACTGAAGGATCGATGCAGCTGTTTAAAAACAAACTCTACCAAAAATATAAAGGAAATGAGCGTTCAGAATATACTGAATGGGATCTTCGTTTTAAATCAGAAGAATTTATTAAAGATTATCCTGTCATAATGAGTACGACGTACTCACTAAGAAGAAGTCTTGCCGGAAATGTAGTCTACGATTATGTGATTGTTGATGAGTCTTCACAAGTGGATCTTGCAACGGGTGTACTCGCATTATCCTGTGCAAAACAGGCTGTCATTGTAGGAGATTTAAAACAGCTTCCCAATGTAGTAGATTCCGAAACAGCAGAAAATACAGATCAGATCTTTAAAAACTATAATATACCGGAACCTTATCGTTATTCCAATCATAGCCTGCTTTCTTCCGTAACAGAAGTATTTCCGAAAGTGCCTAAAACACTGTTAAAAGAACATTATCGCTGCCATCCTAAAATCATCGATTTTTGTAACCGTAAGTTTTATAATGATCAGTTGATTATTCTTTCTGAAGGACAGACGGAAAGAGAACCTTTATTAGTCTATAAAACAACTGAAGGTAACCATGCCCGCCAAAGAGAGAATCAGCGACAGATTGATGTGATTATTCAGGAAATCATTCCACAACAAAAGCTGGAGGGTGTGAATCTGGGAATTGTAACGCCATACCGTAATCAGACCTTAGCACTACAAAGAACATTTCAGGGAACAGATATCAAAGCCGATACGGTAGATAAATTTCAGGGAAGAGAAAATGACGTTATCATTCTTTCTACAGTAGATAATGAAATCTCTGAATTCACCGACAACCCGAACCGACTGAATGTAGCCATTTCCAGAGCCAAAGATCAGCTGATTCTATTGGTGAACGGAAATGAAAGTGACAATGAAACGAATATCTCAGATCTGATCAGTTATATTGAATACAATAATTTCACTACAATAAATAGTGAGGTACATTCTATTTTCGATTACCTGTACAAAGGGTATGAAGAAAAAAGGAGAACCCTTTTGTCAGATCAAAAAAAGAAATCTGTTTTCGACAGTGAGAATCTCATGTATGTGTTGATCAGGGAAGTTTTGTCCGACGATCAATTTTCAAAATATGGTATTATTCTACATCATCCCTTAAGAAATTTACTGTTAGATTTTTCCAGATTAAGTGCTGAAGAAGAAAAATACACAAGACATCACGCCACCCATCTTGATTTTCTGATCTATAATAAGCTGGGGAAAAATCCTGTATTGGCTATTGAAGTTGATGGTTATGAATATCATAAAACGGAAAGCCGACAAGCCGAAAGAGATCGTATGAAGAATGAGATTTTAGAGAAGTATAGAATACCTTTGGTACGATTTTCCACTACAGGAAGTGGGGAGAAAGAGAGGTTGATTAGCAACCTCAATGAAATAGGGAAGAATAATTCTTGA
- a CDS encoding phage exclusion protein Lit family protein — translation MNWLTQKTGIIDHHRETDFGTQPIRVLHWMIVYMFNNTHPNFFQNLQNLIKEGKFNSQLDFQFGEIPIMIDRTKYRTPYANGKSKQIAIHETFLSYLWCVTYALYVTYLEEIDYPKINKLNNRTVYPISKENIEKAQEMFDYAKLLIVDFVPWNKEEQPNPERFLAEERTYIEQVNCFYTEAVKFIFCHELVHLDLHLEKINEDTPDSHYLEFEIEADNKAIENIKKGISNSSNPFEIAKKSVVTIGTLIGVLSMFFFKATTEGKQHPNSEDRLTNVLEKFELDEQDEAWAIACVGLKFWDSQFGQNFEWSENPKSYKHEYYEIISQIKNRS, via the coding sequence ATGAATTGGCTTACTCAAAAAACTGGAATTATTGATCATCATAGGGAAACCGATTTTGGAACACAGCCTATAAGAGTCTTACATTGGATGATTGTTTATATGTTTAATAATACTCATCCTAACTTTTTTCAAAATTTACAGAATTTGATAAAGGAGGGGAAATTTAATTCCCAACTTGATTTTCAATTTGGAGAAATTCCTATAATGATTGATAGAACAAAATATCGAACACCTTATGCAAATGGAAAGAGTAAACAAATTGCAATTCACGAAACATTTCTTTCATATTTATGGTGTGTTACTTATGCACTATATGTTACTTACTTAGAAGAAATTGATTATCCAAAAATTAATAAATTAAATAACAGAACAGTATACCCTATCAGTAAGGAAAATATTGAGAAAGCACAAGAGATGTTTGATTATGCCAAACTACTAATTGTGGATTTTGTTCCTTGGAATAAAGAAGAGCAACCTAATCCTGAGAGGTTCCTAGCAGAAGAAAGAACATATATTGAGCAGGTAAACTGTTTTTATACTGAAGCTGTAAAATTTATATTTTGCCATGAACTAGTTCATCTTGATCTTCATCTTGAGAAGATTAATGAAGACACTCCTGATAGCCATTATCTTGAATTTGAAATTGAGGCAGATAATAAAGCTATTGAAAATATTAAAAAGGGAATATCAAATTCTTCCAATCCATTTGAAATAGCAAAAAAGAGTGTCGTTACTATAGGTACTTTAATCGGGGTATTATCTATGTTCTTTTTTAAAGCGACTACAGAAGGCAAACAACATCCAAATTCTGAAGATAGGCTAACAAATGTTCTTGAAAAATTTGAACTTGATGAACAGGATGAGGCTTGGGCAATTGCATGTGTGGGACTGAAATTTTGGGATAGTCAATTTGGTCAGAATTTTGAATGGTCAGAAAACCCAAAATCCTATAAACATGAATATTATGAGATCATATCACAAATAAAGAATAGAAGCTAA
- a CDS encoding DUF7380 domain-containing protein gives MDEIYEKLENISLTSKSTFEVRNFLNQTKFDLIEKNRLSEAEKIQWETDTFLFNINKNKLSGCFIGTDEKGLQTEYPSLKIYSKKIFNYLKERLSSCKSPFLKSRYGHFLWLSPAKNISFAIVAVDSYLECIPLIERLDLNYPEKYFGLQLIDTLQNLFTLSSSINYRVAEVKSEVQRIVKNYSLDSDSSFAMRLDLTKLMLENKKFSNEDFKGVCGVLEKLVVIKSKNDREQAITILQQIIKIRKKLGLKYDNYERKIGNLWYLKSKEEGLVNIVACKFLENAIYHYKIVKDKNRIEFLQKRYNKLKKDIQLFQFGEEIDVSEYHKNFDIISTGISSQNTESIISILMLDDSLLPSYSKLEQQAGDEKGKYLFKELFSNSIIDANGNTVQHYDDESEKKYFDILQNYNYHIQIITLPLFHHIFYECVKKQKLSAKSILQYLYDHSWLGVELELSTTGQREKAYNWLSLIAPALNEFFINIEFYLTNPKSFPNFILCIDSLSTKIEGIVRDICEFKGVIPFEFKVDHKGRTISFQKDIHKLLNEEEIVSLISKDDLLLLKYVLIEKAGYNLRHKVAHSLMTFDEYNVGQMFLLIICVLKLGKYDFTKKTKI, from the coding sequence ATGGACGAGATTTATGAAAAACTAGAAAATATAAGTTTAACCAGCAAAAGCACATTTGAAGTAAGAAATTTTCTCAATCAAACCAAATTTGATTTGATTGAGAAAAATAGATTGTCTGAGGCGGAAAAGATACAGTGGGAAACCGATACTTTTTTATTTAACATTAATAAAAATAAACTATCCGGATGTTTTATAGGCACTGATGAAAAAGGCTTACAAACCGAATATCCATCATTAAAAATTTATTCCAAAAAAATTTTTAATTATCTTAAAGAAAGATTATCTTCATGTAAATCACCTTTTCTAAAAAGTAGATATGGTCATTTCTTGTGGCTATCACCAGCTAAAAATATTTCTTTTGCAATAGTTGCAGTCGATTCATACCTAGAGTGCATTCCATTAATTGAACGCCTTGATTTAAACTATCCCGAAAAATATTTTGGATTACAGTTAATAGATACTTTACAAAATTTATTCACGCTTTCGTCATCAATAAATTACAGGGTGGCTGAGGTAAAATCTGAAGTACAAAGAATTGTAAAAAACTACTCTCTCGATTCAGATTCTAGCTTTGCGATGAGACTAGACTTAACAAAATTGATGTTGGAAAATAAGAAATTTTCTAACGAAGATTTTAAAGGGGTATGTGGTGTACTTGAAAAATTGGTAGTCATAAAAAGCAAAAATGACAGAGAACAAGCAATAACAATATTGCAGCAAATTATAAAAATAAGAAAAAAATTAGGATTAAAATACGATAACTATGAAAGGAAAATTGGCAATCTTTGGTATTTAAAATCTAAAGAAGAAGGGCTAGTTAACATTGTTGCGTGCAAATTTTTAGAAAATGCAATATATCACTACAAAATAGTAAAAGATAAAAATCGTATTGAATTTCTTCAAAAACGATACAATAAATTAAAAAAAGACATACAGCTTTTTCAATTTGGAGAAGAAATAGATGTGTCAGAATATCATAAAAATTTCGATATAATTTCAACTGGAATATCTTCACAAAATACTGAATCAATAATTTCTATTTTAATGCTTGATGACTCATTGTTACCAAGTTATAGTAAATTGGAACAGCAAGCTGGAGATGAAAAAGGAAAATATCTTTTTAAAGAATTATTTTCAAACTCAATTATAGACGCTAATGGCAACACCGTTCAACATTATGATGATGAAAGCGAGAAAAAGTATTTTGATATTTTGCAAAATTATAATTACCATATTCAAATAATAACCCTCCCGCTATTTCATCATATATTCTATGAATGTGTCAAAAAACAAAAACTATCAGCTAAATCCATACTGCAATATTTATACGACCATTCTTGGCTAGGAGTAGAGCTAGAGCTTTCAACAACAGGCCAACGCGAAAAAGCATATAATTGGCTTTCCCTTATAGCCCCGGCTTTAAATGAGTTTTTTATTAATATTGAATTCTATCTTACAAATCCTAAGTCATTTCCGAATTTTATTCTTTGTATAGACAGCCTTTCAACAAAGATTGAAGGTATAGTAAGAGATATTTGTGAGTTTAAAGGAGTTATTCCCTTTGAATTTAAGGTTGACCATAAAGGAAGAACCATCTCATTTCAAAAAGATATTCATAAATTATTGAATGAAGAGGAAATCGTCTCGTTAATTTCCAAAGATGATCTTCTATTGTTAAAATATGTGCTTATTGAAAAAGCTGGTTATAATTTAAGGCACAAAGTTGCACATTCATTAATGACATTTGATGAATACAATGTTGGACAAATGTTTTTATTAATTATCTGCGTTTTAAAATTAGGCAAATATGATTTCACTAAAAAAACCAAAATCTAA